In the genome of Lathyrus oleraceus cultivar Zhongwan6 chromosome 4, CAAS_Psat_ZW6_1.0, whole genome shotgun sequence, the window TATATATAATTGGACCTAAATAATAAATTTGGCCCAAAGAAAGAGTTGGATACAAACTCACGTGATTCATTCCATTCTCCACAACTCTTCAGTCTACAACAGAACCAATTGGAAACTACTGAAGTTGGCGCAAAACCCAGGCGATTCATTCCATAGCCGCTGCCTGTGTGTGTTAGAGCTTTCAAAATTGACCTAGCCACTGGCTCGCTGCTGTGTAGAGTAGAGCTGTGCGTGTGCTGTTGTTTCGTGTTCGCTTCGTCGTCGCTTTCCGCTGTAGCCTGTAGAGATTCGTTGTTTCCAGTAAGTGAAATTGTTTACCATTACTGTTGTATTGTTGCTGTTCTGCTGAATATTTTCTGCTGCTTATCATTAGTTTTGAGACATTCCAATCAAAACCTCTAAAACCAAACAGTTTTGATAATTTGAATAGAGTGCAAGCTATATTGGGAATACGTTATAGAATATTTGCTATAGAATATTTGCTGTTGTTTATCATTACTATAAAGTGATTTTGATAAAGTGATTATAATGTTATTTTGATGAATCTGTTACAGTAGTGATTATAATGTTTGATTGGATTGAAATGGAATATGTGATTATAATGTTATTTTGATGAATCTGTTACAGTAGACTAAAGTGATTTTgatagaaaaaataaatagagATTACATTGCAGTGTTTATAACGTCTATATTGTTTATGCTGTGATTATGCCTCGTGTCAATTTTAACCCGTCAAAAGGTACATAACTTTAACTAAATTCTACTCTTAATCATACATTTAGGATTATGCCTTGtgtcaatttttttattttttatttttaaaataaaataaaatcatatcAGTCTCGTAACACTTCCTAGACCTTCACATATTATTTTGGAACCACTGTGCTGTCCTCCTTCACGCCGCCCTAGTCCCTCAACACCGCCGGCGTCTCTCACGCCTCTGCAATCTTGCCCGTTTTTGTCTGTACTGTAACTATCAATTTCTGAGTTGATGACAACGGCGGCGGTGACGGTGAACACAGTGAAGAACAGAATAGTCTAGTGATGACAACGGCGATGCTGACGGAGACGACCTGCAAAGACATGCGACTGTACTGTGTTTTTTTTCCAAATAGTCTAGTAATTGAAATTTACTTTTTTAGGGGAACAATTAGGATCTTCCCGATTCGAACCCACACTTTTACTATAGTTGTAATTAGTTATATTTTGTTTTTTAAAAGAAATAAATAGATAGACACATGGCGTGGTTTAGGCCGGAAGGTACCTTTTCCGCTCTAACGGTGGCAAATCCTGATCCGCCAGTTTTAGGGAATTAGGGTTTCTCTTCAGATTTATTTAGCAAGCAGGCATCGGGCAGCAGTGCCGTTAAGTTACGATGCAGTGCGTGGTGGAGCTTAGTTTTTAGTTGGCGTTTGGTTGGTGTCAAGTCTCGTTAGGGGAtcatgagttgaatgcagatggAGCATCTTAGTGGGAGTTAAAGGGTGTTTTTCTGGTTGTTTCAGTAATTGTAATTTTTAGGGTGTTGCTTTGGTGATGTTGGGATGTCTTCATTCCAAGTCTTCCTTATGTTTTCTTGGTTGTGTAGACACAATTGTGACACTTTTGCAGATTGTTTATTCCTGTTGTTTGACATATCTTATGCCTTATTTTTGTGTTAATATAACTTTTGGCCttttccaaaaaaaaaagagTGGGTCACGTAGCCTAGTTCAGTTTGAGCTTGCGTTCACAGACTATTACTAACACTCCACAATTTTTTCCTATTATTTCTTAATTCACagatatttatttattttgaataCAATTTTTTTAACAAATGTTTTCAGGTCTTAGGTGCTTACAGTAGTTGATTCGATCCCATGAAGAAAGTTAGAAACTTGAAGAAGAGATTGGAAAGACCCGTTGAGTTGGATAAAATCAACAATGAGACTAGGGTTCAAGATGTCGATTGGATTTGCTCTCTTTCAGAGTCTGAGATTGTAAGTTTTTTTTCATATTTATTGTTGATATACTATAGTTGTAGTATTTGTCAATTCTTTTAAAATCGAGCTGGTAATCAAATCGGCAAGATCACCATGTCATTATTCAAATGTTTTGAAAGCCGTCGAATTGGGACTGGGACTAAAGTGTAATTGAACTGCTCAATTCGTATGTGTTTGGTTATGCGGTGAAGATAATTAATTTGGAGTAAATTGATTGATTCTATAAAATTGATTTGGGGTAAAAGTGAGATGACGCTAAGGTGCTTTATGTTTGGATAAGTTCCTGCAAAAGTGTGTTGAATTGGTTGAGATGAAGGTAAATAAGTGCTTTATGTTTGGATAATTCCTGCATAAGTGAGTTGAAAACAGTAAATTTTCAGTGTAACAATCACATTTAGACTCAGAAGCTACAAATCTTAGCTTTAAGTAGAATCAATTTCGGAAAGTATAATCAATTCTACACATTCAAAATCAATTCTGGATGCTTCGAACTGAAACCAAACATACACTTTAATGTAAAAGTGTTGGTTTACAGTTCAATCTTCAAATTCAATTTTGAAAACATTGATATTTCTAGTTACTAGGAGGAGCTCTAAGGCCTTTTAGTAAAAGGTGTAATTTGTTATAATGTCTCCGTAATATCAACAATTGACTTATTCATCAgtatatttattttattttattttatttataaatagtaATAAGTGATAAAGGGAATTGAGAGGTTTAACTGTTATAGTCCTCTTTATGTAATATTCTGGTAATGTTTTAGAAGCAGCTACACTTTGGGATAAGTTTGTGAAATTCAACATTTGAAATCTTAGTGATTATTCATGCATGTTTGTGAAATTCAACATTTGAAATCTTAGTGATTATTCATGTATGTTTGTGTAATTCAACATTTGAAAATTTGGCAGGATTTTATGATTAGCTTGAAACTGTTGATCACAAAGCGAGCAGAAAGGATAGGGTGTAAAAACTTGGCTGACAGATTTGACCTTAAGACGATTCGAGCTATTGGTATGTCATGTGCTTTAGTTTAAGACCTATAATATATCTTTTGAAAAAATCATGTGTATCCTTGACTTTGCAATATGTGTAATGTTCTTATTGAATTATTGAGATTtagagttggatttaattgaatATTGCTGTATTCATTTCAAATAATTGAAATTCTTAATGTCTTGTGCTTGAAAATCAATCCGCTTCTTGCATTAGTAGCTATTAGTTGAACTATTTCAGTATCTGAATTCTCTAACGATTTGTGAATCTTTATTTGTGCAACATTTGTTTTGATGGAAAATCTCAAAACAGAGGTAAAAGAAACATCACTTGTACCAGACTCAGTAAAATCTACTGCCTTCTTAGATGCTTgcaacatacttaaatgtagtAATGTGGTTTCTGCAACTATTGAAGAGCTTAGTAAAACTGTTGGTGCTGATATACAACCTATTCTAACAAGGTACCTATGCCA includes:
- the LOC127075137 gene encoding uncharacterized protein LOC127075137 isoform X3; protein product: MKKVRNLKKRLERPVELDKINNETRVQDVDWICSLSESEIDFMISLKLLITKRAERIGCKNLADRFDLKTIRAIAFVLMENLKTEVKETSLVPDSVKSTAFLDACNILKCSNVVSATIEELSKTVGADIQPILTRLHTLQN
- the LOC127075137 gene encoding uncharacterized protein LOC127075137 isoform X2, which codes for MKKVRNLKKRLERPVELDKINNETRVQDVDWICSLSESEIDFMISLKLLITKRAERIGCKNLADRFDLKTIRAIEVKETSLVPDSVKSTAFLDACNILKCSNVVSATIEELSKTVGADIQPILTSSTPTSKRKKRKVGSKE
- the LOC127075137 gene encoding uncharacterized protein LOC127075137 isoform X1, translated to MKKVRNLKKRLERPVELDKINNETRVQDVDWICSLSESEIDFMISLKLLITKRAERIGCKNLADRFDLKTIRAIAFVLMENLKTEVKETSLVPDSVKSTAFLDACNILKCSNVVSATIEELSKTVGADIQPILTSSTPTSKRKKRKVGSKE